The Tenacibaculum jejuense genome includes a window with the following:
- a CDS encoding pentapeptide repeat-containing protein: protein MEDNLQNELEKLQKENDALRAKVDKAASKAKRKEERTKKTLSWTWKMFTGASLNKSFNNWFVEFHSEKHVSPDTSASLLTALVKRFLRVRMFSVILLLFSIVPSLISLYILIKQNDLIRTQNLLVESSRRSSYSYQLANLYDAIDNKGFKGTKKRIVGLCSVLKPYNYLDEDGHSTVFYSPERTQLLLYLLESNMTKAELSAIFDNTDFSYCDLRNTNLSGKHLSGINLSHSNLKNCELNAANLSNADLTGSNLKNIQFSNGWAKNTIFVNTDLTDARITKAKDLSGADFTDARINNTNFDLSELKNVKGL from the coding sequence ATGGAAGATAATCTCCAAAACGAATTAGAAAAATTACAAAAAGAAAATGATGCTTTACGCGCTAAAGTAGATAAAGCGGCTTCAAAAGCTAAACGTAAAGAAGAACGAACTAAAAAGACGTTAAGTTGGACATGGAAAATGTTCACAGGTGCTTCTTTAAACAAAAGTTTTAATAATTGGTTTGTTGAGTTTCACTCAGAAAAGCACGTTTCTCCAGATACATCTGCCAGTTTACTTACTGCTTTAGTAAAGAGATTTTTAAGAGTACGTATGTTCAGCGTAATTTTATTATTATTCTCAATTGTACCTTCATTAATTTCATTATATATTTTAATCAAACAAAATGATTTAATTAGAACTCAAAATCTTTTAGTTGAAAGTTCAAGAAGATCTTCATACAGTTATCAATTAGCAAATTTATATGACGCCATAGATAACAAAGGTTTTAAAGGAACTAAGAAAAGAATAGTTGGATTATGTAGTGTTTTAAAACCATACAACTATTTAGATGAAGACGGACATTCAACTGTTTTCTATAGCCCAGAAAGAACTCAATTACTTTTATATTTATTAGAATCTAATATGACAAAAGCTGAATTGAGCGCAATATTTGATAATACTGACTTTTCTTATTGTGATCTTAGAAACACAAACCTATCGGGAAAGCATTTATCAGGAATCAATTTATCTCATTCTAATTTAAAAAACTGTGAATTGAATGCTGCGAACTTAAGTAACGCCGATTTAACAGGTTCTAATTTAAAAAACATCCAATTCTCTAATGGATGGGCAAAAAACACAATTTTTGTAAATACAGATTTAACCGATGCTAGAATTACCAAGGCTAAAGATCTTTCTGGTGCCGATTTTACAGATGCTAGAATAAACAATACAAATTTTGACTTATCAGAACTCAAAAATGTAAAAGGATTATAA
- the prmC gene encoding peptide chain release factor N(5)-glutamine methyltransferase: protein MKLNDFRTFFNKELENIYPKKEIDTFFFRIIEAKMKLDTTAVFTKGDTKITDKKLAELTIITERLKTEEPLQYILGNTEFYGYNFEVNPNVLIPRPETEELITWIKTSYLENTNVKILDIGTGSGCIPITIKKEIPSANVFALDISKKAIETAKKNAENNNVDVTFLLHDILSEKKLESTFDIIVSNPPYVRNLEKKEIKNNVLNNEPHLALFVADNNPLIFYKRIADVAKYALNANGILFFEINQYLGKETKEMLISKGYKNVILKQDLFGNDRMIKANL from the coding sequence ATGAAGCTAAACGACTTCAGAACTTTTTTTAATAAAGAACTAGAAAATATATACCCTAAAAAAGAGATCGATACTTTCTTTTTTAGAATTATTGAAGCTAAAATGAAGCTAGATACAACAGCTGTTTTTACTAAAGGAGATACTAAAATCACCGATAAAAAATTAGCTGAATTAACTATCATTACAGAACGATTAAAAACTGAAGAACCTTTACAATACATTTTAGGAAACACAGAGTTTTATGGTTATAATTTTGAAGTGAATCCTAATGTATTAATTCCCAGACCTGAAACTGAAGAATTAATTACATGGATTAAAACATCTTATTTGGAAAACACTAATGTTAAAATTTTAGATATTGGTACTGGATCAGGTTGTATTCCAATTACCATAAAAAAGGAAATTCCTTCAGCAAACGTATTTGCTTTAGATATTTCTAAAAAAGCGATTGAAACAGCAAAAAAGAATGCTGAAAACAATAATGTTGATGTTACTTTTTTGTTACATGATATACTTTCTGAAAAGAAACTAGAAAGCACATTTGATATTATAGTTTCTAATCCTCCTTATGTCAGAAACTTAGAAAAAAAAGAAATAAAAAACAACGTACTAAATAATGAACCTCATTTAGCGTTATTTGTAGCAGACAATAATCCTTTGATTTTTTACAAAAGAATTGCTGATGTAGCTAAGTACGCTTTAAATGCTAATGGAATTCTTTTTTTTGAAATCAATCAGTATTTAGGAAAAGAAACCAAAGAAATGTTGATCAGCAAAGGTTACAAGAATGTAATTTTAAAGCAAGATTTATTTGGTAACGATAGAATGATTAAAGCCAATCTTTAA